A genomic stretch from Streptomyces sp. QL37 includes:
- the rpmI gene encoding 50S ribosomal protein L35, with translation MPKNKTHSGASKRFKITGSGKVLREKAGKRHLLEHKSSKKTRSLTGTVVVAPADAKKVKKLLGK, from the coding sequence ATGCCGAAGAACAAGACGCACAGCGGTGCCAGCAAGCGCTTCAAGATCACGGGCTCCGGCAAGGTGCTGCGCGAGAAGGCCGGCAAGCGCCACCTGCTCGAGCACAAGTCCTCGAAGAAGACCCGCTCGCTGACCGGCACGGTCGTCGTGGCTCCGGCCGACGCCAAGAAGGTCAAGAAGCTTCTCGGCAAGTGA